From Anopheles funestus chromosome 3RL, idAnoFuneDA-416_04, whole genome shotgun sequence, a single genomic window includes:
- the LOC125770810 gene encoding protein midgut expression 1-like isoform X2, protein MCSLIGCCCDCAASIACCCCTCALQTLCCMVFVVVIICLAIGLGVYFGVFHNRDSDSSTTTTPRSLMLNALMPDAFNEDKESTWVY, encoded by the exons ATGTGTTCCTTGATTGGCTGTTGCTGTGATTGTGCTGCATCGATTGCTTGCTG TTGCTGTACCTGTGCCCTTCAGACGTTATGCTGTATGGTGTTTGTGGTGGTCATCATCTGTCTGGCGATTGGATTAGGTGTCTATTTCGGTGTCTTCCACAATCGGGACTCGGACTCCAGTACCACGACAACGCCCAGAAGTCTCATGCTGAACGCCCTCATGCCTGACGCCTTCAATGAGGATAAGGAGTCAACGTGGGTGTATTAA
- the LOC125770810 gene encoding uncharacterized protein LOC125770810 isoform X1: MCCFIKTIWFFVKSILQTVCYCCTCALQTLCCMVFVVVIICLAIGLGVYFGVFHNRDSDSSTTTTPRSLMLNALMPDAFNEDKESTWVY, encoded by the exons ATGTGTTGCTTTATTAAAACCATCTGGTTCTTTGTGAAAAGTATCCTTCAAACAGTTTGCTA TTGCTGTACCTGTGCCCTTCAGACGTTATGCTGTATGGTGTTTGTGGTGGTCATCATCTGTCTGGCGATTGGATTAGGTGTCTATTTCGGTGTCTTCCACAATCGGGACTCGGACTCCAGTACCACGACAACGCCCAGAAGTCTCATGCTGAACGCCCTCATGCCTGACGCCTTCAATGAGGATAAGGAGTCAACGTGGGTGTATTAA
- the LOC125770810 gene encoding protein midgut expression 1-like isoform X3 — MCGILRCCCDCTKRIACCCCTCALQTLCCMVFVVVIICLAIGLGVYFGVFHNRDSDSSTTTTPRSLMLNALMPDAFNEDKESTWVY, encoded by the exons ATGTGTGGCATACTTCGATGTTGTTGCGATTGTACCAAACGTATAGCTTGCTG TTGCTGTACCTGTGCCCTTCAGACGTTATGCTGTATGGTGTTTGTGGTGGTCATCATCTGTCTGGCGATTGGATTAGGTGTCTATTTCGGTGTCTTCCACAATCGGGACTCGGACTCCAGTACCACGACAACGCCCAGAAGTCTCATGCTGAACGCCCTCATGCCTGACGCCTTCAATGAGGATAAGGAGTCAACGTGGGTGTATTAA